From the Diospyros lotus cultivar Yz01 chromosome 13, ASM1463336v1, whole genome shotgun sequence genome, one window contains:
- the LOC127788972 gene encoding cytokinin riboside 5'-monophosphate phosphoribohydrolase LOG3-like isoform X2 yields MEREIEMKQSKFKRICVFCGSSQGKKSSYQDAAIQLGKELLTGDTVGEVKAVADMHQRKAEMAKRSDAFIALPGGYGTLEELLEAITWAQLGIHDKPVGLLNVDGYYNSLLSFIDKAVEEGFITPNARHIIVSAPTARELMKNLEEYVPCHETVASKLSWETEQLGYPQKHNLSR; encoded by the exons atGGAGAGAGAAATTGAAATGAAGCAGTCCAAGTTCAAGAGGATTTGTGTCTTCTGTGGGAGTAGCCAGGGGAAGAAGAGCAGCTACCAAGATGCTGCTATTCAGCTTGGCAAGGAATTG TTGACTGGTGACACAGTAGGGGAAGTGAAAGCAGTTGCAGATATGCATCAAAGGAAGGCAGAGATGGCTAAGCGCTCTGATGCTTTCATTGCCTTGCCAG GTGGTTATGGGACCCTTGAGGAGTTGCTCGAAGCAATAACATGGGCTCAACTAGGCATACATGATAAACCG gTGGGATTGCTGAATGTTGACGGGTACTACAACTCACTGCTGTCATTTATTGACAAAGCTGTTGAAGAAGGTTTCATAACCCCGAATGCACGCCATATCATTGTGTCTGCTCCAACAGCAAgggaattaatgaaaaatttggag GAGTATGTTCCATGCCATGAAACAGTCGCATCGAAGCTGAGCTGGGAGACGGAGCAGCTCGGGTACCCTCAGAAGCATAATCTCTCGAGGTGA
- the LOC127788972 gene encoding cytokinin riboside 5'-monophosphate phosphoribohydrolase LOG3-like isoform X1, with protein MEREIEMKQSKFKRICVFCGSSQGKKSSYQDAAIQLGKELVSRNIDLVYGGGSIGLMGLISQAVHDGGRHVTGVIPKTLMPRELTGDTVGEVKAVADMHQRKAEMAKRSDAFIALPGGYGTLEELLEAITWAQLGIHDKPVGLLNVDGYYNSLLSFIDKAVEEGFITPNARHIIVSAPTARELMKNLEEYVPCHETVASKLSWETEQLGYPQKHNLSR; from the exons atGGAGAGAGAAATTGAAATGAAGCAGTCCAAGTTCAAGAGGATTTGTGTCTTCTGTGGGAGTAGCCAGGGGAAGAAGAGCAGCTACCAAGATGCTGCTATTCAGCTTGGCAAGGAATTG GTCTCCAGGAACATCGATCTGGTCTATGGCGGTGGCAGCATAGGCCTGATGGGTTTGATTTCACAAGCTGTTCATGATGGTGGCAGGCATGTCACCGG AGTTATTCCTAAGACTCTCATGCCCCGAGAG TTGACTGGTGACACAGTAGGGGAAGTGAAAGCAGTTGCAGATATGCATCAAAGGAAGGCAGAGATGGCTAAGCGCTCTGATGCTTTCATTGCCTTGCCAG GTGGTTATGGGACCCTTGAGGAGTTGCTCGAAGCAATAACATGGGCTCAACTAGGCATACATGATAAACCG gTGGGATTGCTGAATGTTGACGGGTACTACAACTCACTGCTGTCATTTATTGACAAAGCTGTTGAAGAAGGTTTCATAACCCCGAATGCACGCCATATCATTGTGTCTGCTCCAACAGCAAgggaattaatgaaaaatttggag GAGTATGTTCCATGCCATGAAACAGTCGCATCGAAGCTGAGCTGGGAGACGGAGCAGCTCGGGTACCCTCAGAAGCATAATCTCTCGAGGTGA